The Halorientalis sp. IM1011 genome window below encodes:
- a CDS encoding cytochrome P450, producing the protein MAETDAGGPEGPDGWPVVGNTFQFARDPFAFYERCTDYGDVVPYEVGGMPFYLVTHPEDIERVLSTEHRKFEKGAFQREQLSGVLGEGLLTSEGERWREQRQRIQPTFGPEKIDSYVEVMTDCAEEVSDRWWDGRQVAVDDEMRRITVQILARSLFGTDISDHVETIADAMGDIGAQAEAPAATTLLPEWLPTPWDRRAQRGVDAVDGVIDDLIERRRGDAAGRDDLLSTLLVAHDEGEITRETLRDQLVTFLLAGHETTSLALTYTWYLLAENPDVRERLHTEVDDVLGDAVPTMADLGSLSYTEQVVTEAMRYYPPVHRVVRETSEDVQLRGRSVAAGSILTMPQWIVHRDSRWYDAPLEFRPERWAEDRDRPDYAYFPFGGGPRRCIGMRFAKLEAQLVLATIARRFRLELVGDGGPLDLTSGVTASPTDPVEMVPRVR; encoded by the coding sequence ATGGCAGAGACAGACGCGGGCGGGCCGGAGGGGCCGGACGGCTGGCCGGTCGTCGGCAACACCTTCCAGTTCGCGCGCGATCCGTTCGCGTTCTACGAGCGGTGTACCGACTACGGGGACGTCGTACCCTACGAAGTCGGCGGGATGCCGTTCTACCTCGTCACCCACCCCGAGGACATCGAGCGGGTTCTCTCGACCGAACACCGCAAGTTCGAGAAGGGGGCCTTCCAGCGCGAGCAGCTGAGTGGTGTGCTCGGCGAGGGACTCCTGACGAGCGAGGGCGAGCGGTGGCGCGAGCAGCGCCAGCGCATCCAGCCCACGTTCGGTCCCGAGAAGATCGACTCGTACGTCGAGGTCATGACGGACTGCGCCGAGGAGGTGAGCGACCGGTGGTGGGACGGCCGCCAGGTCGCGGTCGACGACGAGATGCGCCGGATCACCGTCCAGATCCTCGCGCGCTCGCTGTTCGGGACCGACATCAGCGACCACGTCGAGACCATCGCCGACGCGATGGGCGACATCGGTGCACAGGCCGAGGCCCCGGCGGCGACGACTCTCCTTCCGGAGTGGTTGCCGACGCCGTGGGATCGGCGAGCCCAGCGCGGCGTCGACGCCGTCGACGGCGTGATCGACGACCTGATCGAGCGCCGTCGGGGCGACGCCGCAGGCCGGGACGACCTGCTCTCGACGCTGCTCGTGGCCCACGACGAGGGCGAGATCACGCGGGAGACACTCCGCGATCAACTCGTGACTTTCCTGCTGGCGGGCCACGAGACCACGTCGCTTGCGCTGACCTACACCTGGTACCTGCTGGCCGAGAATCCGGACGTTCGCGAGCGGTTACACACCGAAGTCGACGACGTGCTCGGCGATGCGGTGCCGACGATGGCCGATCTCGGGAGTCTGTCCTACACCGAGCAGGTCGTGACGGAGGCGATGCGGTACTACCCGCCGGTCCACCGGGTCGTCCGCGAGACCAGTGAGGACGTGCAGTTGCGCGGCCGTTCCGTCGCAGCGGGGTCCATCCTCACGATGCCCCAGTGGATCGTCCACCGGGATTCGCGGTGGTACGACGCCCCGCTCGAATTCCGCCCCGAGCGGTGGGCCGAGGACCGAGACCGGCCCGACTACGCGTACTTCCCGTTCGGCGGCGGGCCGCGGCGCTGTATCGGGATGCGTTTCGCGAAACTGGAAGCCCAGCTCGTTCTCGCGACGATAGCCAGACGGTTCCGACTCGAACTGGTCGGCGACGGTGGCCCGCTGGACCTCACGTCAGGTGTGACGGCCTCGCCGACCGACCCCGTCGAGATGGTGCCGCGGGTGCGCTGA